The following are from one region of the Cyanobium gracile PCC 6307 genome:
- a CDS encoding SpoIID/LytB domain-containing protein, producing MSLRPRVLPRLLLAAALLFPVGCRAEQGPPPLSPPPPPDARTPGDTSLVHWPVARPEPVTAARPVLAVALAARLGPAPGEAPAAPPLRLRSNEGLLTLIDANGQRFQAPSLVLHWRREALPGPVALRRRVLGPFASFESAEQAAGLWRSEGVAAVIARPREWEVWAPAGAPDPAVLPEGLRLQAYERTVSERVGLELRRAQGVVPLAGPIRIEAPGGLLWNRGVYAGPFQLLSDAHGGWSLVEQVPLERYLEGVVPHEIGAGVPAAALEAQAVLARTWAVRNQHRFAADGYHLCADTQCQVYSDPRDAGAAVRRAIAATRLAVLMGADGPIHAVYHASNGGISAGYQEAWNGPPVPYLNPFPDGPGPFQARFPVPLAAAALPTLLRDGQAAWGADHPVFRWQRQLTAAQVAAALGPERGVGRPTALKVLARGPSGRVLALEVQGTAGRTVLRLDAIRRTLRTLPSTLFTLRPAGEGVWQLSGGGFGHGAGLSQAGAIDLAGRGSSARRILAHYYPGTSLQPLGAGGDSP from the coding sequence ATGTCGCTGCGTCCCCGCGTCCTGCCCCGGCTGCTGCTGGCGGCGGCGCTCCTGTTCCCGGTCGGCTGCCGGGCCGAGCAGGGGCCGCCCCCCCTGTCGCCGCCACCCCCTCCGGACGCCCGCACCCCTGGGGACACCAGCCTGGTGCACTGGCCGGTGGCCCGGCCGGAGCCGGTCACGGCGGCCCGTCCGGTGCTGGCGGTGGCCCTGGCGGCCCGCCTCGGTCCGGCGCCAGGAGAGGCCCCCGCAGCCCCGCCCCTGCGCCTGCGCAGCAACGAGGGCCTGCTCACCCTGATCGACGCCAACGGCCAGCGTTTCCAGGCTCCCTCCCTGGTGCTGCACTGGCGCCGGGAGGCGCTGCCCGGGCCCGTGGCGCTGCGGCGCCGGGTGCTGGGTCCGTTCGCCAGCTTCGAGAGCGCCGAGCAGGCGGCCGGGCTGTGGCGTTCGGAGGGGGTGGCGGCCGTGATCGCCCGGCCCCGTGAGTGGGAGGTGTGGGCCCCGGCCGGCGCCCCCGACCCCGCCGTGCTGCCCGAGGGGCTGCGGCTGCAGGCCTACGAACGGACGGTCAGCGAGCGCGTCGGCCTGGAGCTGCGCCGGGCCCAGGGGGTGGTGCCCCTGGCCGGCCCGATCCGGATCGAGGCCCCCGGCGGCCTGCTCTGGAACCGGGGGGTCTACGCCGGCCCCTTCCAGCTGCTGAGCGACGCCCACGGCGGCTGGAGCCTGGTGGAGCAGGTCCCCCTGGAGCGCTACCTGGAGGGCGTGGTGCCCCATGAGATCGGGGCCGGGGTGCCGGCGGCGGCCCTGGAGGCCCAGGCCGTGCTGGCCCGCACCTGGGCGGTGCGCAACCAGCACCGCTTCGCGGCGGACGGCTACCACCTCTGCGCCGACACCCAGTGCCAGGTGTACAGCGACCCGCGCGATGCCGGCGCCGCCGTGCGCCGGGCCATCGCCGCCACCCGGCTGGCCGTGCTGATGGGCGCCGATGGACCGATCCACGCCGTGTACCACGCCAGCAACGGCGGCATCAGCGCCGGCTACCAGGAGGCCTGGAACGGGCCGCCGGTCCCCTACCTGAACCCCTTCCCCGACGGTCCCGGCCCCTTCCAGGCCCGGTTCCCGGTGCCCCTGGCCGCCGCGGCCCTGCCCACGCTGCTGCGGGACGGCCAGGCGGCCTGGGGCGCCGACCATCCCGTCTTCCGCTGGCAGCGGCAGCTCACGGCGGCCCAGGTCGCCGCCGCCCTCGGGCCGGAGCGGGGCGTGGGGCGGCCCACCGCCCTGAAGGTGCTGGCGCGGGGCCCCAGCGGCCGGGTGCTGGCCCTGGAGGTGCAGGGAACCGCGGGCCGCACGGTGCTGCGGCTGGATGCGATCCGGCGCACCCTGCGCACCCTGCCCAGCACCCTGTTCACCCTGCGGCCGGCGGGCGAGGGCGTCTGGCAGCTCTCCGGCGGGGGCTTCGGCCACGGGGCCGGGCTCTCGCAGGCGGGGGCGATCGATCTGGCCGGTCGCGGCTCGAGTGCCCGGCGGATCCTGGCGCACTACTACCCGGGTACCTCTCTCCAGCCCCTGGGTGCCGGCGGCGATTCCCCCTAG
- the rpmI gene encoding 50S ribosomal protein L35: MPKLKTRKAAAKRFKATGTGKFMRRRAFLNHLLDHKSPKRKRYLGTMAVVDDRDHDNVARMLPYAG; this comes from the coding sequence ATGCCGAAGCTCAAGACCCGCAAAGCGGCCGCGAAGCGGTTCAAGGCCACCGGCACCGGCAAGTTCATGCGCCGGCGTGCCTTCCTCAACCACCTGCTCGATCACAAGAGCCCCAAGCGCAAGCGCTACCTGGGGACGATGGCGGTGGTCGACGATCGTGACCACGACAACGTGGCCCGGATGCTGCCCTACGCCGGCTGA
- the rplT gene encoding 50S ribosomal protein L20: protein MARVKRGNVARKRRNKILRLARGFQGSNGSLFRTANQRVMKALCNAYRDRRRRKRDFRRLWIARINAAARMNGLSYSKLIGGLKRADVRLNRKMLAQLAVADPASFTAVATAAGH from the coding sequence ATGGCCCGCGTCAAGAGGGGCAACGTCGCCCGCAAACGCCGCAACAAGATCCTTCGCCTCGCCCGCGGCTTCCAGGGGAGCAACGGCAGCCTGTTCCGCACCGCCAACCAGCGGGTCATGAAGGCTCTCTGCAATGCCTACCGCGACCGTCGCCGCCGCAAGCGTGACTTCCGCCGCCTCTGGATCGCCCGGATCAACGCCGCTGCCCGCATGAACGGCCTCAGCTACAGCAAGCTGATCGGTGGCCTCAAGCGGGCCGACGTGCGCCTGAACCGCAAGATGCTGGCCCAGCTGGCCGTGGCCGATCCCGCCAGCTTCACCGCCGTGGCCACCGCGGCAGGCCACTGA
- a CDS encoding tetratricopeptide repeat protein, with protein sequence MTDLLPQAYLLGLIALLGVAAIVVGRQILRVRRDELALARLGGNDKAADGPRDASTLYELASVQLRKRLYTEAQGNLKLALKLADAEKVPAEARALMENALGFTLAAQNNYSAAVRHYRAALRAKADYPVALNNLAFALEKQSKADEARSLYEKVLQLEATNKTARKRLVILERRSGREAGEKGKAS encoded by the coding sequence ATGACCGATCTGCTGCCCCAGGCCTACCTGCTCGGCCTGATCGCCCTCCTGGGCGTGGCCGCCATCGTGGTCGGCCGCCAGATCCTGCGGGTGCGGCGCGATGAACTCGCCCTGGCCCGGCTCGGAGGCAACGACAAGGCCGCTGACGGCCCCAGGGATGCCTCCACCCTTTACGAGCTGGCCTCGGTGCAGCTGCGCAAGCGCCTTTACACCGAGGCCCAGGGCAACCTCAAGCTGGCCCTGAAGCTGGCCGACGCCGAGAAGGTCCCTGCCGAGGCGCGGGCCCTGATGGAGAACGCCCTCGGCTTCACCCTGGCGGCCCAGAACAACTACAGCGCCGCCGTGCGCCACTATCGGGCCGCCCTGCGGGCCAAGGCCGACTACCCGGTGGCCCTCAACAATCTGGCCTTCGCCCTCGAGAAGCAGTCGAAGGCCGACGAGGCCCGCAGCCTCTACGAGAAGGTGCTGCAGCTGGAGGCCACCAACAAGACGGCCCGCAAGCGGCTCGTGATCCTGGAACGGCGGAGTGGCCGTGAGGCGGGCGAGAAGGGCAAGGCCTCCTGA
- a CDS encoding thiazole synthase: MTGTGKYPSLETMQASLEASGCEIVTVAVRRVQSGAPGHGGLMEAIDWSRIWMLPNTAGCATAEEAVRVARLGRELARLAGQEDNNFVKLEVIPDSRHLLPDPFGTLEAAEQLVKEGFAVLPYINADPLLAKRLEEVGCATVMPLGSPIGSGQGIRNAANIALIIENAGVPVVVDAGLGVPSEAAQAMEMGADALLINSAIALAGDPPAMARAMALATEAGRTALLAGRLPQRAEARASSPLEGRVTNH; the protein is encoded by the coding sequence ATGACCGGCACCGGCAAGTACCCGAGCCTGGAGACGATGCAGGCGAGCCTGGAGGCCAGTGGCTGCGAAATCGTCACCGTGGCGGTGCGGCGGGTGCAGAGCGGCGCCCCGGGCCACGGCGGCCTGATGGAGGCGATCGACTGGAGCCGGATCTGGATGTTGCCCAACACGGCCGGCTGCGCCACCGCCGAAGAGGCGGTGCGGGTGGCCCGGCTGGGCCGGGAGCTGGCGCGGCTGGCGGGCCAGGAGGACAACAACTTCGTGAAGCTGGAGGTGATCCCCGACTCCCGCCACCTGCTGCCGGATCCCTTCGGCACCCTCGAGGCCGCCGAGCAGCTGGTGAAGGAGGGCTTCGCCGTGCTGCCCTACATCAACGCCGATCCGCTGCTGGCCAAGCGGCTGGAGGAGGTCGGCTGCGCCACGGTGATGCCGCTGGGATCGCCGATCGGCTCGGGCCAGGGCATCCGCAACGCCGCCAACATCGCGCTGATCATTGAGAACGCCGGCGTGCCGGTGGTGGTGGATGCGGGCCTGGGGGTGCCCAGCGAGGCCGCCCAGGCGATGGAGATGGGCGCCGACGCCCTGCTGATCAACAGCGCCATTGCCCTGGCGGGGGATCCGCCGGCGATGGCACGGGCGATGGCCCTGGCCACCGAAGCCGGTCGCACCGCCCTGCTGGCGGGCCGGCTGCCGCAGCGGGCCGAGGCCCGGGCCAGTTCTCCCCTGGAGGGGCGTGTGACGAACCATTGA
- the psb34 gene encoding photosystem II assembly protein Psb34 produces MQVTEEDGGKLNAFAKEPRMVLQEQGETSGANRMLLIGGLVLVAVMVAVAAGIS; encoded by the coding sequence ATGCAGGTCACCGAAGAAGACGGCGGCAAGCTCAACGCCTTCGCCAAGGAGCCCCGCATGGTGCTCCAGGAGCAGGGCGAGACCAGCGGCGCCAACCGGATGCTGCTGATCGGCGGCCTGGTCCTGGTGGCCGTGATGGTGGCGGTGGCGGCCGGCATCAGCTGA
- a CDS encoding NAD-dependent epimerase/dehydratase family protein produces MKVLVLGGDGFCGWPCAVNLAEAGHDVVIVDNLSRRKIDIDLGVESLTPIATIQDRLRAWEQVGGRAMTFVHLDIAREYDRLLEMLRSERPAAIVHFAEQRAAPYSMKSSATKRYTVDNNVNGTHNLLAAIVDSGLDVHIVHLGTMGVYGYGSHRGATIPEGYLTVEVPQPDGTCFTEKILHPTDPGSVYHMTKTLDQLLFFYYNKNDAIRVTDLHQGIVWGTNTDLTQRDPRLTNRFDYDGDYGTVLNRFLMQAAIGYPLTVHGTGGQTRAFIHIRDSVRCVQLALEHPPEPGEKVKIFNQMTESHQVGELARKVAALTGAEINYLPNPRKEAIENDLIVDNRCFIELGLKPTTLDDGLLAEVVDVARRWADRCDRSKIPCLSAWTQRQAEAIKAFA; encoded by the coding sequence GTGAAGGTTCTCGTTCTCGGCGGCGACGGCTTCTGTGGTTGGCCCTGTGCCGTGAACCTGGCGGAAGCCGGACACGACGTCGTCATTGTCGACAACCTGAGTCGTCGCAAGATCGACATCGACCTTGGCGTCGAGTCGCTGACGCCCATCGCCACGATCCAGGACCGGCTGCGGGCCTGGGAACAGGTGGGCGGCCGGGCCATGACCTTCGTGCACCTCGACATCGCCCGGGAGTACGACCGGCTGCTGGAAATGCTGCGCAGCGAGCGCCCGGCAGCGATCGTCCACTTCGCCGAGCAGCGGGCCGCCCCCTACTCGATGAAGAGCAGCGCCACCAAGCGCTACACCGTCGACAACAACGTCAACGGCACCCACAACCTGCTGGCGGCCATCGTCGACAGCGGCCTCGACGTCCACATCGTGCACCTGGGCACCATGGGCGTCTACGGCTACGGCTCCCACCGGGGCGCCACGATCCCGGAGGGCTACCTGACAGTGGAGGTGCCCCAGCCGGACGGCACCTGCTTCACCGAGAAGATCCTGCACCCCACGGACCCCGGCAGCGTCTACCACATGACCAAGACGCTGGATCAGCTGCTGTTCTTCTACTACAACAAGAACGATGCGATCCGGGTCACCGATCTGCACCAGGGCATCGTCTGGGGCACCAACACCGATCTCACCCAGCGGGATCCCCGGCTCACCAACCGCTTCGACTACGACGGCGACTACGGCACCGTCCTCAACCGCTTCCTGATGCAGGCGGCGATCGGCTACCCGCTCACCGTCCACGGCACCGGCGGCCAGACCCGTGCCTTCATCCACATCCGCGACTCGGTGCGCTGTGTCCAGCTAGCCCTGGAGCACCCCCCCGAGCCGGGCGAGAAGGTGAAGATCTTCAACCAGATGACCGAGAGCCACCAGGTCGGCGAACTGGCCCGCAAGGTGGCGGCCCTCACCGGCGCCGAGATCAACTACCTTCCCAATCCCCGCAAGGAGGCGATCGAGAACGATCTGATCGTCGACAACCGCTGCTTCATCGAGCTGGGCCTCAAACCCACCACCCTCGACGACGGCCTGCTGGCCGAGGTGGTGGACGTGGCCCGCCGCTGGGCCGACCGTTGCGACCGCTCCAAGATCCCCTGCCTCTCCGCCTGGACCCAGCGCCAGGCCGAAGCGATCAAGGCCTTCGCCTGA
- a CDS encoding glycosyltransferase family 4 protein, producing MKIAFFTETFLPKVDGIVTRLTKTVQQLVLAGDEVLIFCPEGAPDGYMGARVVGVPAMPLPLYPELKLALPRPAVSEALDRFGPDLVHVVNPAVLGLGGIWLARSRGLPLVASYHTHLPKYLEHYGMGMLEPLLWELLKAAHNQAQLNLCTSTAMVEELAARGIQHTALWQRGVDTDLFRPELASGAMRERLHGGHEDTGHLLLYIGRLSAEKQIERIQPVLEAMPQARLALVGDGPHRQQLERHFDGTATTFVGYLAGQELASAYASGDAFLFPSSTETLGLVLLEAMAAGCPVVGANRGGIPDIVSDGVNGCLYDPDQPSSLTTAVRRLLGDPAARRQLRLAAREEAERWGWAGATAQLQGYYRQVLQQGRLPQAA from the coding sequence GTGAAGATCGCCTTTTTCACCGAAACCTTCCTGCCGAAGGTGGACGGCATCGTCACGCGGCTCACCAAGACGGTGCAGCAGCTGGTGCTGGCCGGCGACGAGGTGCTGATCTTCTGCCCCGAGGGCGCTCCCGATGGCTACATGGGGGCCCGGGTGGTGGGGGTGCCGGCCATGCCGCTGCCGCTCTACCCCGAGCTGAAGCTGGCCCTGCCGCGGCCGGCGGTCTCGGAGGCCCTCGACCGCTTCGGCCCCGATCTGGTCCATGTGGTGAATCCGGCCGTGCTGGGCCTGGGGGGCATCTGGCTGGCCCGCAGCCGCGGCCTGCCCCTGGTGGCCAGCTACCACACCCATCTGCCCAAGTACCTGGAGCACTACGGCATGGGGATGCTCGAGCCCCTGCTGTGGGAACTGCTCAAGGCCGCCCACAACCAGGCCCAGCTCAACCTCTGCACCTCCACCGCCATGGTCGAGGAACTGGCGGCCCGGGGCATCCAGCACACGGCCCTCTGGCAGCGGGGCGTGGACACCGACCTGTTCCGCCCCGAACTGGCCTCCGGCGCCATGCGTGAGCGGCTCCACGGCGGCCATGAGGACACCGGCCATCTGCTCCTCTACATCGGCCGGCTCTCGGCGGAGAAGCAGATCGAGCGGATCCAGCCGGTGCTCGAAGCCATGCCCCAGGCCCGGCTGGCCCTCGTGGGAGACGGTCCCCACCGCCAGCAGCTGGAGCGCCATTTCGACGGCACCGCCACCACCTTCGTGGGCTACCTGGCCGGCCAGGAGCTGGCCTCGGCCTATGCCAGCGGCGACGCCTTCCTGTTCCCCTCCAGCACCGAAACCCTCGGTCTCGTGCTGCTGGAGGCGATGGCCGCCGGCTGCCCGGTGGTGGGGGCCAACCGGGGCGGCATCCCCGACATCGTCAGCGACGGCGTCAACGGCTGCCTCTACGACCCCGACCAGCCCTCCAGCCTGACCACGGCCGTGCGGCGGCTGCTGGGGGATCCGGCGGCCCGCCGCCAGCTGCGCCTGGCCGCCCGCGAGGAGGCCGAGCGCTGGGGCTGGGCCGGTGCCACCGCCCAGCTGCAGGGCTACTACCGCCAGGTGCTCCAGCAGGGCCGCTTGCCCCAGGCCGCCTGA
- the mrdA gene encoding penicillin-binding protein 2: MVRAAGGGVGAASTRHTGTGHQAALLLTFMLLVLAAILGRLAWLQLLHGAENRAMADENRIRLLPRNPVRGRLLDRKGRVLATNRLTYNLYLQPLQVDDRGWPGLRDRLAGLLAIPADRLEAARKRGANAQGFRIPLALSLTPVQVLRFREQAGSLQGAEVSEDVLRAYPDGSLGAHVMGYTSSITEEEYAALKDHGYRISDRIGRSGLEKVYETHLRGEWGGQQLEVNAEGQVQRVLGDKPAKAGKDLRLTLDLDLQRAAEKALDGVRKGAIVAMDPQTGAVRAMASRPNFDPNIFSDGPTTAQWNALNRPEAPMLNRAFQGFPPASTFKVITTIAGIESGKLNETSTVPTVGSFCYYGQCYADHGSFGSIGFPFALGVSSNSFFYKVGLMVGPDEMFKAARRMGFGRRTGSELSAEESPGLLGDPAWKKEVLGEPWTPVDTITSSIGQGAVTVTPIQMARLYAAVANGGWLVTPHLVERNYPRQWIGLKPATLRVLHAGLRQAVTSGTATILNDPSLPPVAGKTGTAEDPPRPDHAWFGGYAPATGKPTLVIVAFGENSGGYGGTVAAPMVKALMTVWFRGVRPPVVARPG; the protein is encoded by the coding sequence ATGGTGCGCGCTGCCGGCGGTGGGGTCGGGGCCGCCTCCACCCGCCACACAGGGACCGGCCACCAGGCCGCCCTTCTGCTCACGTTCATGCTGCTGGTGCTGGCGGCGATCCTTGGGCGCCTCGCCTGGCTCCAGCTGTTGCACGGGGCCGAGAACCGGGCGATGGCGGACGAGAACCGGATCCGCCTGTTGCCGCGCAACCCCGTGCGGGGCCGCCTGCTGGATCGCAAGGGGCGGGTGCTGGCCACCAACCGGCTCACCTACAACCTCTACCTCCAGCCCCTCCAGGTCGACGACCGCGGCTGGCCCGGGCTGCGCGACCGGCTGGCCGGCCTGCTGGCGATCCCCGCCGACCGGCTTGAGGCCGCGCGGAAGCGCGGCGCCAACGCCCAGGGGTTCCGGATTCCCCTGGCCCTCTCGCTGACGCCGGTGCAGGTGCTGCGCTTCCGGGAGCAGGCCGGGTCCCTGCAGGGAGCGGAGGTGTCCGAGGACGTGCTGCGGGCCTATCCCGACGGCAGCCTGGGGGCCCACGTGATGGGCTACACGAGCAGCATCACCGAGGAGGAGTACGCCGCCCTCAAGGACCACGGGTACCGCATCAGCGATCGCATCGGCCGCAGCGGGCTGGAGAAGGTCTACGAAACCCACCTGCGCGGCGAATGGGGCGGCCAGCAGCTGGAGGTCAACGCCGAAGGCCAGGTGCAGCGGGTGCTGGGGGACAAGCCCGCCAAGGCCGGCAAGGATCTGCGCCTCACCCTCGACCTTGACCTGCAACGGGCGGCGGAGAAGGCCCTTGATGGGGTGCGCAAGGGGGCGATCGTGGCCATGGACCCCCAGACCGGAGCCGTGCGGGCGATGGCCAGCCGGCCCAACTTCGATCCCAACATCTTCTCCGACGGCCCCACCACCGCCCAGTGGAACGCCCTCAACCGGCCGGAGGCGCCGATGCTGAACCGGGCCTTCCAGGGCTTCCCGCCGGCCAGCACCTTCAAGGTCATCACCACGATCGCCGGCATCGAGTCGGGCAAACTCAACGAAACGTCCACCGTGCCGACGGTGGGCTCCTTCTGTTACTACGGCCAGTGCTACGCCGACCACGGCTCCTTCGGCAGCATCGGCTTCCCCTTCGCCCTCGGGGTGAGCAGCAACAGCTTCTTCTACAAGGTGGGGCTGATGGTGGGCCCCGATGAGATGTTCAAGGCCGCCCGGCGCATGGGTTTCGGCCGCCGCACCGGCAGCGAACTGTCCGCCGAGGAATCCCCGGGACTGCTCGGGGACCCGGCCTGGAAGAAGGAGGTGCTGGGCGAACCCTGGACACCGGTCGACACGATCACTTCCTCGATCGGCCAGGGGGCGGTGACCGTGACGCCGATCCAGATGGCCCGCCTCTATGCCGCCGTGGCCAACGGTGGCTGGCTGGTCACCCCCCACCTGGTGGAACGCAACTACCCGCGCCAATGGATCGGGCTGAAGCCGGCCACCCTGCGGGTGCTGCACGCCGGCCTGCGCCAGGCGGTCACCAGCGGCACGGCCACCATCCTCAACGACCCCAGCCTGCCGCCCGTGGCCGGTAAGACCGGCACCGCCGAGGATCCGCCCCGTCCCGACCATGCCTGGTTCGGCGGCTACGCCCCGGCCACCGGTAAGCCCACCCTGGTGATCGTTGCTTTCGGCGAGAACTCCGGCGGCTACGGCGGCACCGTGGCGGCTCCGATGGTGAAGGCCCTGATGACCGTCTGGTTCCGCGGCGTCAGGCCGCCGGTGGTGGCCCGGCCGGGCTGA
- the guaA gene encoding glutamine-hydrolyzing GMP synthase, which yields MSQTTQTAPPGSERDHASGSRRHPAIVILDFGSQYSELIARRVRETEVFSLVMGYTTSAAELKALQPKGIILSGGPSSVYEEGAPTCDPGLWDLGIPVLGVCYGMQLMVQQLGGSVVAAGRAEYGKAPLHVDDPVDLLTNVEEGSTMWMSHGDSVESLPEGFVRLAHTDNTPEAAVADHARRLYGVQFHPEVVHSTCGMVMIRNFVYHICGCIPDWTTAAFIDEAIGEVRAQVGEKRVLLALSGGVDSSTLAFLLHQAIGDRLTCMFIDQGFMRKGEPEFLMDFFDRQFHINVEYINARERFISKLAGITDPEEKRKIIGTEFIRVFEEESRRLGPFDYLAQGTLYPDVIESAGTNVDPKTGERVAVKIKSHHNVGGLPKDLQFKLVEPLRRLFKDEVRKVGRSLGLPQEIVGRHPFPGPGLAIRILGEVTDDKLDILRDADLIVREEVRDAGLYDEIWQAFAVLLPVRSVGVMGDKRTYAYPIVLRCVSSEDGMTADWSRLPYDLLELISNRIVNEVRGVNRVVLDITSKPPGTIEWE from the coding sequence ATGTCCCAAACGACGCAGACCGCACCACCGGGTTCGGAACGGGACCACGCCAGCGGTTCCCGCCGTCACCCGGCCATCGTCATCCTGGATTTCGGCTCCCAGTACTCCGAGCTGATCGCCCGCCGGGTGCGGGAGACGGAGGTCTTCTCCCTGGTGATGGGCTACACCACCAGCGCCGCGGAACTGAAGGCCCTCCAACCGAAGGGAATCATCCTCAGCGGCGGCCCCAGCTCCGTCTACGAGGAGGGGGCCCCCACCTGCGACCCCGGCCTCTGGGACCTGGGCATCCCGGTGCTGGGGGTCTGCTACGGCATGCAGCTGATGGTGCAGCAGCTGGGCGGATCGGTGGTGGCCGCCGGCCGGGCCGAGTACGGCAAGGCGCCGCTCCATGTCGACGACCCGGTCGACCTGCTCACCAACGTCGAGGAGGGCTCGACGATGTGGATGAGCCACGGCGATTCGGTGGAGTCGCTGCCGGAGGGCTTCGTGCGCCTCGCCCACACCGACAACACCCCCGAGGCCGCGGTGGCTGACCATGCCCGCCGCCTGTACGGGGTGCAGTTCCATCCCGAGGTGGTGCACTCCACCTGCGGCATGGTGATGATCCGCAATTTCGTCTACCACATCTGCGGCTGCATCCCCGACTGGACCACGGCCGCCTTCATCGATGAGGCCATCGGCGAGGTGCGCGCCCAGGTGGGCGAGAAGCGTGTGCTGCTGGCCCTCTCGGGCGGGGTCGATTCCTCCACCCTGGCCTTCCTGCTGCACCAGGCGATCGGCGATCGCCTCACCTGCATGTTCATCGACCAGGGCTTCATGCGCAAAGGCGAGCCGGAGTTCCTGATGGATTTCTTCGATCGCCAGTTCCACATCAATGTGGAGTACATCAATGCCCGTGAGCGCTTCATCTCCAAGCTCGCCGGCATTACCGATCCGGAGGAGAAGCGCAAGATCATCGGCACCGAGTTCATCCGCGTGTTCGAGGAGGAGAGCCGCCGCCTCGGCCCCTTCGACTACCTCGCCCAGGGCACCCTCTATCCGGATGTGATCGAGAGCGCCGGCACCAACGTGGACCCCAAGACGGGCGAGCGGGTGGCGGTGAAGATCAAGAGCCACCACAACGTGGGCGGCCTGCCCAAGGACCTGCAGTTCAAGCTGGTGGAGCCGCTGCGGCGTCTGTTCAAGGACGAAGTGCGCAAGGTGGGCCGCAGCCTCGGGCTGCCCCAGGAGATCGTGGGCCGCCATCCCTTCCCCGGCCCCGGCCTGGCGATCCGCATCCTGGGGGAGGTCACCGACGACAAGCTCGACATCCTCCGTGACGCCGACCTGATCGTGCGGGAGGAGGTGCGCGACGCCGGCCTCTACGACGAGATCTGGCAGGCCTTCGCCGTGCTGCTGCCCGTGCGCAGCGTCGGGGTGATGGGCGACAAGCGCACCTACGCCTACCCGATCGTGCTGCGCTGCGTCTCTTCCGAGGACGGCATGACCGCCGACTGGTCGCGGCTGCCCTACGACCTGCTGGAGCTGATCTCCAACCGCATCGTCAACGAGGTGCGGGGGGTGAACCGGGTGGTGCTCGACATCACCAGCAAGCCCCCCGGCACGATCGAGTGGGAGTAG
- the cbiD gene encoding cobalt-precorrin-5B (C(1))-methyltransferase CbiD, whose protein sequence is MDPLRSPSAPRRGLTLPVWLAAAARAALSALQREPFRASVALELLQPPGVVPVPVRAAARLGEGLALGESCCDPGEGLDLTRGLVVWVLARWLRGDGPWLQLEPGEGVGVHAATGEACLSAYARELLEVNLRPLVPTSRRLGLTLVLPDGRRLAERTSNAAFGVVDGLALIGTQAEVQAGADPDQLARTLAALATRMAAPGAGGDLVLVIGENGLDLAPQLGLPPELLLKAGNWLGPVLVAAAEAGVERLLLFGYQGKLIKLAGGIFHTHHHLADGRAEVLTALAALEGAGGATLAALHGAATVEAALAGLEQADPDLAGRLRARIAAAIESRCRAYLASHGAPTAAVGAALFDRQRRLRVCGPVGAALMERFRGAT, encoded by the coding sequence ATCGATCCCCTGCGCTCCCCCTCCGCGCCCCGGCGGGGCCTCACCCTGCCGGTGTGGCTGGCGGCCGCGGCCCGTGCCGCCCTCAGCGCCCTGCAGAGGGAGCCGTTCCGCGCGTCGGTGGCCCTGGAACTGCTGCAGCCGCCGGGGGTGGTGCCGGTGCCGGTGCGGGCCGCTGCGCGGCTGGGCGAGGGGCTGGCCCTGGGGGAGAGCTGCTGTGATCCGGGCGAGGGCCTCGACCTCACCCGCGGCCTGGTGGTGTGGGTGCTGGCCCGCTGGCTCCGCGGTGACGGGCCCTGGCTGCAGCTGGAGCCCGGCGAGGGGGTGGGGGTCCACGCGGCGACCGGGGAGGCCTGCCTGTCGGCCTATGCCCGGGAGCTGCTGGAGGTCAACCTGCGGCCCCTGGTGCCCACCAGCCGCCGCCTGGGGCTCACCCTGGTGCTCCCCGACGGCCGCCGCCTGGCGGAGCGCACCAGCAACGCCGCCTTCGGGGTGGTGGATGGGCTGGCCCTGATCGGCACCCAGGCCGAGGTGCAGGCCGGCGCCGACCCGGACCAGCTGGCCCGCACCCTGGCGGCGCTGGCGACGCGGATGGCCGCGCCGGGGGCCGGCGGCGATCTGGTGCTGGTGATCGGTGAGAACGGCCTCGATCTGGCCCCCCAGCTGGGCCTGCCGCCGGAGCTGCTGCTCAAGGCGGGCAACTGGCTCGGCCCCGTGTTGGTGGCGGCCGCCGAAGCGGGGGTGGAGCGGCTGCTGCTGTTCGGCTACCAGGGCAAGCTGATCAAGCTGGCCGGCGGCATCTTCCACACCCACCACCACCTGGCCGACGGCCGTGCCGAGGTGCTCACCGCCCTGGCCGCCCTGGAGGGGGCCGGCGGCGCCACCCTCGCCGCCCTGCACGGGGCCGCCACGGTGGAGGCCGCCCTGGCCGGGCTGGAGCAGGCCGATCCCGACCTGGCCGGACGCCTGCGGGCCCGGATCGCCGCCGCCATCGAGAGCCGCTGCCGGGCCTACCTGGCCAGCCATGGCGCCCCGACGGCCGCCGTGGGGGCGGCCCTGTTCGACCGCCAGCGCCGGCTGCGGGTCTGCGGGCCGGTGGGGGCGGCGCTGATGGAACGCTTCAGGGGCGCGACCTAG